A single Brevundimonas sp. M20 DNA region contains:
- a CDS encoding SufE family protein: MVVVNARAAYLAPMSTPPPIDAVLAELVEEFDLLGDWEGRIEYVIDLGKELEPLPEADRIEANKVPGCAAQVWLAVRRDGERLHFMADSDSALSKGNIALLLRLYSNRTPAEILGFDARSALDRLGLPSALTRQRANGLNSMVGRIRDAAAAG, encoded by the coding sequence ATGGTTGTCGTTAACGCGCGGGCGGCCTATCTGGCGCCGATGAGCACTCCGCCCCCCATCGACGCCGTCCTCGCCGAACTGGTCGAGGAGTTCGACCTGCTCGGAGACTGGGAAGGCCGCATCGAATACGTCATCGATCTGGGCAAGGAACTGGAGCCCTTGCCGGAGGCTGACCGCATCGAGGCCAACAAGGTGCCCGGCTGCGCGGCGCAGGTCTGGCTTGCTGTCCGCCGCGACGGCGAACGTCTGCATTTCATGGCCGACAGCGACAGCGCCCTGAGCAAGGGCAACATCGCCTTGTTGCTACGGCTTTATTCCAACCGCACGCCGGCCGAGATTCTGGGCTTCGATGCCCGCTCGGCTCTGGACCGGCTGGGCCTGCCGTCCGCCCTGACCCGCCAACGCGCCAACGGCCTGAACAGCATGGTCGGCCGCATCAGGGACGCGGCGGCGGCGGGCTGA
- the ctrA gene encoding response regulator transcription factor CtrA → MRVLLIEDDHATAQSIELMLKSEGFNVYTTDLGEEGIDLGKIYDYDLILLDLNLPDMNGLEVLRQLRVGKVNTPVMILSGTSEIETKVKTFGGGADDYMTKPFHKDELIARTHAVVRRSKGHAQAIIHTGEIAVNLDAKTVEVNNHRVHLTGKEYQMLELLSLRKGTTLTKEMFLNHLYGGMDEPELKIIDVFICKLRKKLATAAGGKHYIETVWGRGYVLRDPAEGAQPASAAA, encoded by the coding sequence ATGCGCGTCCTGCTTATCGAAGATGATCACGCGACCGCGCAGAGCATCGAACTCATGCTGAAGTCGGAAGGCTTCAACGTCTATACGACGGACCTCGGTGAAGAGGGCATCGATCTCGGCAAGATCTACGACTACGATCTCATTCTTCTTGACCTGAACCTGCCGGACATGAACGGTCTGGAAGTCCTGCGCCAACTGCGCGTCGGCAAGGTCAACACGCCGGTCATGATCCTGTCGGGCACCTCGGAGATCGAGACCAAGGTCAAGACCTTCGGCGGCGGCGCCGACGACTACATGACCAAGCCCTTCCACAAGGACGAGCTGATCGCGCGCACCCACGCCGTGGTCCGTCGCTCGAAGGGTCACGCCCAGGCCATCATCCATACCGGCGAGATCGCCGTGAACCTGGACGCCAAGACGGTCGAGGTGAACAATCACCGCGTTCACCTGACGGGCAAGGAGTACCAGATGCTGGAGCTCCTCTCCCTGCGCAAGGGTACGACCCTGACCAAGGAGATGTTCCTGAACCACCTGTACGGCGGCATGGACGAGCCCGAGCTGAAGATCATCGACGTCTTCATCTGCAAACTGCGCAAGAAGCTGGCCACGGCCGCGGGCGGCAAGCACTATATCGAAACCGTCTGGGGCCGCGGCTACGTCCTGCGCGACCCGGCCGAAGGCGCGCAACCGGCTTCCGCCGCCGCCTGA
- a CDS encoding DUF1570 domain-containing protein — protein MPVSTLFRTLALAILTLCLFAASPAHAEWRKAETEHFILYGDVSERTLRTYASKIERFDALLRTYYPIQSDVQIPKLEIYLADGARDMRRILPDGSQGIAGFYSADAGRIYTVTNIANPEALSTLFHEYAHHFMFQMSAAAYPSWFVEGFAEYYSTVVMEPEKIEVGREDRGRMMYFTHLGANEWAPMADVLKWRVSRSGRARIGDYYAQAWALTHYLMSTPERRQMLNQYLTGVIRGGDPEAAMQAATGRTSAELQNDMRRYLLGRITYYTLQIDIPMPEVTVSTIGADEGAFTWFDLRLDDTPLVVASENDPDDPRSPEVKAQMARDAARYREELITNALAAAARRPDNRMGMLVAARANRLKGDPGAGLAALQPLLAVDSTDADALRIAAALLMDQAGAEPDPATALSRRRLAMSYLGQAMELDPLDFRIYLGLNDTRRGQPGYPNANDIRTLEAATALAPQADENRLRLAEAYMAQSLWNEAKTMLTPVANAPHPGADRVRARTLLAAIATATGQVVNDDEAVAAP, from the coding sequence ATGCCTGTTTCGACGCTTTTCAGGACGCTGGCGCTGGCCATCCTGACGCTTTGCCTGTTCGCGGCCTCGCCCGCGCACGCGGAATGGCGCAAGGCCGAGACCGAACACTTCATTCTGTACGGGGATGTGTCCGAGCGCACATTGCGGACCTACGCCAGCAAGATCGAACGTTTCGACGCCCTGCTGCGGACCTATTATCCGATCCAGAGCGACGTCCAGATTCCGAAGCTGGAAATCTATCTGGCGGACGGCGCGCGCGACATGCGCCGCATCCTTCCCGACGGTTCGCAGGGCATCGCCGGCTTCTACTCCGCTGACGCGGGTCGCATCTACACGGTGACCAACATCGCGAACCCGGAGGCGCTGAGCACCCTGTTCCACGAGTACGCGCACCATTTCATGTTCCAGATGTCGGCGGCGGCCTATCCGTCGTGGTTCGTGGAAGGCTTCGCCGAGTACTACTCCACCGTGGTCATGGAGCCGGAGAAGATCGAGGTCGGCCGGGAAGACCGCGGACGGATGATGTACTTCACGCACCTGGGGGCCAACGAATGGGCGCCCATGGCCGACGTGCTGAAATGGCGGGTCAGCCGGTCCGGTCGCGCCCGCATCGGCGACTACTATGCCCAGGCCTGGGCGCTGACGCACTATCTGATGAGCACGCCCGAGCGGCGACAGATGCTGAACCAGTATCTGACCGGCGTGATCCGGGGCGGCGACCCGGAGGCGGCGATGCAGGCGGCGACCGGACGCACCTCGGCCGAGCTCCAGAACGACATGCGGCGCTATCTGCTGGGACGGATCACCTACTACACGCTCCAGATCGACATCCCGATGCCCGAGGTCACGGTCTCGACCATCGGCGCCGACGAAGGCGCCTTCACCTGGTTCGATCTTCGCCTGGACGACACGCCCCTCGTCGTCGCGTCGGAGAACGATCCCGATGATCCCCGCTCGCCCGAGGTAAAGGCCCAGATGGCCCGCGACGCGGCACGTTACCGCGAAGAGCTGATCACCAACGCCCTCGCGGCGGCGGCGCGCCGCCCGGACAATCGCATGGGCATGCTGGTCGCCGCCCGCGCCAACCGGCTCAAGGGCGATCCCGGGGCGGGTCTGGCCGCTCTGCAACCGCTGCTGGCCGTCGACTCCACGGACGCGGACGCGCTGCGCATCGCCGCCGCGCTGCTGATGGATCAGGCGGGCGCGGAGCCGGACCCGGCGACCGCGCTTTCCCGGCGTCGGCTGGCCATGTCCTATCTGGGTCAGGCGATGGAGCTCGATCCGCTGGATTTCCGCATCTATCTGGGCCTGAACGACACCCGGCGCGGGCAGCCGGGTTATCCCAACGCCAACGACATCAGGACGCTGGAGGCCGCGACCGCCCTCGCCCCCCAGGCTGACGAGAACCGGCTGAGGCTGGCGGAGGCCTATATGGCCCAGTCCCTGTGGAATGAGGCGAAAACCATGCTCACTCCGGTCGCCAACGCGCCACACCCCGGCGCCGACCGCGTCCGGGCCAGAACCCTGCTCGCCGCCATCGCGACGGCGACCGGACAGGTCGTGAACGACGACGAGGCCGTGGCCGCGCCCTGA
- a CDS encoding HAMP domain-containing sensor histidine kinase, with amino-acid sequence MNAHRRPEQTDGAARHGDGDRAALAAWHAGWAVAAALLAFGVRWLGGVDGPVFYSVLAMVVPGLIGLNLIKHDSFRDRMILLGVWGTAAATTAALSGGLTGPLSGFVFLPLTAGIALGGPRPVQVGALGVGVAAVAGLATSWMLGGPGPHLPALAALSAVLTAAAAALAVRLSWLQRERRLSAAEAEVRRVEGLMAAQPGLTLILEPSGRVLAAYGAPPASLPIDPLFEQGLVAAIHAPDRPRLLAAMDRALNGHEGAATLAPRLALDRRVQVVIRRLDDPAGPRLIAQTFDATSQYARELGLEVARNEAEARERGKTRFLANMSHELRTPLNAVLGFSDIMRQRLFGPIPDRYAEYADNIHQAGGHLLDLINDLLDVSKIEAERYTLSVEKFDAREVVSDAMALVRVNAEDKGVSLSGVLPPDAVEVSADRRALKQMALNLLSNAVKFTPDGGSVTVTAEIIGPYLEIVVADTGVGIAPEDVKRLGRPFEQAGGPEQRRQGTGLGLSLVRAFAELHGGRMSIESTLGEGTAVTVRMPVAVIARAPAPEGGAEIIQLPVANGG; translated from the coding sequence TTGAACGCCCACCGCCGCCCCGAGCAGACAGACGGCGCCGCCCGACACGGGGACGGCGACCGCGCCGCGCTGGCCGCCTGGCATGCGGGCTGGGCCGTCGCGGCCGCCCTGCTGGCGTTCGGCGTGCGCTGGCTCGGCGGGGTTGACGGGCCGGTCTTCTACAGCGTGCTGGCCATGGTGGTCCCGGGCCTGATCGGCCTGAACCTGATCAAGCACGACAGTTTCCGGGACCGGATGATCCTGCTGGGCGTCTGGGGCACGGCCGCCGCGACCACCGCGGCCCTGTCCGGCGGCCTGACCGGCCCACTATCGGGCTTTGTCTTCCTGCCGCTGACGGCGGGCATCGCGCTGGGCGGTCCCCGCCCGGTGCAGGTCGGCGCTCTGGGCGTCGGCGTGGCGGCCGTCGCGGGACTGGCGACCAGCTGGATGCTGGGCGGACCCGGCCCCCATCTGCCCGCGCTGGCGGCATTGTCCGCCGTCCTGACCGCCGCCGCCGCCGCACTGGCCGTGCGCCTGTCGTGGCTGCAGCGCGAGCGCAGACTGTCCGCCGCCGAAGCCGAGGTCCGCCGGGTCGAGGGCCTGATGGCGGCGCAGCCGGGTCTGACCCTGATCCTTGAGCCTTCCGGCCGGGTGCTGGCCGCCTATGGCGCGCCGCCCGCCTCCCTGCCGATCGATCCCCTGTTCGAGCAGGGACTGGTTGCCGCGATCCATGCCCCGGACCGGCCGCGCCTGCTGGCCGCCATGGACCGCGCCCTGAACGGACACGAAGGCGCCGCCACCCTGGCGCCGCGCCTGGCGCTGGACCGGCGCGTGCAAGTGGTGATCCGCCGGCTGGACGATCCCGCCGGGCCGCGCCTGATCGCCCAGACCTTTGACGCCACCAGCCAGTACGCCCGGGAACTGGGTCTGGAGGTCGCCCGCAACGAGGCCGAGGCGCGCGAGCGGGGCAAGACCCGCTTCCTCGCCAACATGAGCCATGAACTGCGCACGCCGCTGAATGCGGTGCTGGGCTTCTCGGACATCATGCGCCAACGCCTGTTCGGCCCGATCCCGGATCGTTACGCCGAGTACGCGGACAACATCCATCAGGCGGGCGGTCACCTGCTGGACCTGATCAACGATCTGCTGGACGTCTCCAAGATCGAGGCCGAGCGGTACACCCTTTCGGTTGAGAAGTTCGACGCCCGCGAGGTGGTGTCCGACGCCATGGCGCTGGTTCGCGTCAACGCCGAGGACAAGGGCGTGAGCCTGTCCGGCGTCCTGCCGCCGGATGCGGTCGAGGTGTCGGCGGATCGCCGGGCCCTGAAGCAGATGGCGCTGAACCTGCTGTCCAACGCCGTGAAGTTCACGCCGGACGGCGGGTCGGTCACAGTGACGGCCGAGATCATCGGCCCCTATCTGGAGATCGTCGTCGCCGACACCGGGGTCGGCATCGCGCCGGAGGACGTCAAGCGTCTGGGCCGCCCGTTCGAACAGGCCGGCGGTCCGGAGCAACGCCGTCAGGGCACGGGTCTGGGCCTGTCTCTGGTCCGCGCGTTCGCCGAACTGCACGGCGGGCGGATGAGCATTGAAAGCACCCTGGGCGAAGGCACCGCCGTGACGGTCCGCATGCCGGTCGCCGTCATCGCCCGCGCGCCCGCCCCCGAAGGCGGCGCCGAGATCATCCAGCTGCCGGTGGCGAACGGGGGCTGA
- a CDS encoding alpha/beta fold hydrolase: MFKLPGDARVATVLTNTGTAILKTLILWLSVAAAIPGLSLAQDRPSRSFFEVGACAVEVATDERIECGTLSVPENRAVADSRMIRLPVIIFRSRAAEALSDPIMFLTGGPGNSALTGQRSGRNNPFLEARDQILLEPRGARLSRPALECPEFNATKGEISAGRMRAGAAQAGLAAAARTCRTRLVESGVDLNGYTSAEAADDIEDLRLALGYPKLNLYALSYGTRLALTVARRHPDSVRAMVLDSALPPEVSYDETASANTWRALNAVFDGCAVDAVCAAAWPNPRADFEALVARADNERLPFGITDTSIDARGAEVVRAVGGALQDPRRIPLIPRAVGEARAGRYQELAGWITQAQAPTPFTWGLRLSVWCGEEAPFEDADRVRAQTSPDRGLGGMDTRAASPEICAAWSVAASSADANEPVLTDIPTLIFAGEFDPSTPPQWGRRLLTNMPKAHFVLMPGLSHGASFNPCGGRMAFDFINDPATPPELACVAKLPGADFAASAEDAE; this comes from the coding sequence ATGTTTAAGTTGCCCGGAGATGCGCGGGTCGCGACGGTTCTAACGAACACGGGGACGGCTATTTTGAAAACGCTCATACTGTGGCTGTCCGTAGCGGCGGCTATTCCGGGCCTTTCGCTCGCGCAAGACAGGCCGTCACGCTCTTTCTTCGAGGTTGGAGCCTGCGCCGTCGAAGTCGCGACCGACGAGAGAATTGAATGCGGCACGCTGAGCGTTCCGGAGAACCGGGCTGTAGCTGACAGCCGGATGATCCGGCTGCCCGTGATCATCTTCCGCAGTCGTGCGGCCGAGGCCTTGTCGGACCCGATCATGTTTCTCACCGGAGGCCCCGGTAACAGCGCCCTGACCGGCCAGCGATCGGGGCGGAATAATCCCTTTCTCGAGGCGCGTGATCAAATACTGCTGGAGCCGCGCGGGGCACGCCTGTCCCGGCCGGCTCTTGAATGCCCGGAGTTCAACGCGACAAAAGGCGAGATCAGCGCGGGCAGGATGAGAGCAGGCGCGGCGCAGGCAGGGCTGGCTGCGGCCGCCCGGACTTGCCGAACCCGATTGGTCGAATCCGGCGTGGACCTGAATGGCTACACCTCCGCTGAGGCTGCCGATGACATCGAGGATCTCCGCTTGGCGTTGGGCTACCCCAAGCTCAATCTCTATGCGCTGTCCTACGGAACCCGGTTGGCGCTGACGGTCGCCAGAAGGCATCCCGACTCGGTGCGCGCCATGGTTCTGGACTCCGCCCTGCCGCCGGAAGTCAGCTATGACGAGACCGCAAGCGCCAATACGTGGCGCGCCCTGAATGCAGTGTTCGACGGCTGCGCAGTGGATGCTGTCTGTGCCGCGGCATGGCCGAACCCTAGGGCGGACTTTGAAGCCCTTGTGGCTCGCGCGGATAACGAGCGGCTTCCGTTCGGCATAACGGATACTTCTATTGACGCCCGAGGCGCCGAGGTTGTGCGGGCTGTCGGCGGAGCCCTTCAGGACCCTCGTCGTATTCCCCTTATTCCTCGCGCGGTCGGCGAGGCGCGTGCCGGTCGCTACCAGGAACTGGCGGGCTGGATCACGCAGGCGCAAGCACCGACCCCTTTCACATGGGGACTGAGGTTGTCGGTGTGGTGCGGCGAAGAGGCCCCGTTCGAGGATGCGGACCGTGTGCGGGCGCAGACGTCGCCTGACCGAGGCCTCGGCGGAATGGACACCCGGGCGGCGTCGCCGGAAATATGCGCGGCGTGGAGCGTCGCTGCATCTTCGGCGGACGCCAATGAACCTGTCCTCACCGATATCCCAACCCTCATCTTCGCCGGCGAGTTCGACCCATCCACACCACCGCAATGGGGCCGGCGTTTGCTGACGAATATGCCCAAGGCGCATTTCGTCCTGATGCCCGGCCTCAGTCATGGTGCCAGCTTCAACCCTTGCGGCGGTCGGATGGCATTCGACTTCATCAATGATCCGGCCACGCCTCCGGAACTGGCTTGTGTGGCGAAGCTTCCAGGTGCGGACTTTGCCGCCAGTGCGGAGGACGCCGAATAA
- a CDS encoding OmpP1/FadL family transporter, with protein MITSKSLFTSAALAALAFVVATPAAAQSYYLQEQSARGAGRAFSGEAADTGVSSLWWNPAAIARSGREVTVGVHAVAVNSEVSNAGSTITYPGGVTVPVAGVSSTQNPIESGIVPNFAISTPIGDRFAVGLAIAAPYNFTTKYEPTSFARYDALTSELRSANVGLVGAMRVTDWLDLGVGVDAQYVKAKLTSALPNLSPALPDGLSSLEGDGWNYGWNVGAQAHFGKLDLGLSYRSAIEHELDGDVVISGLLGPLAGSNIATDGVAGFSTPSYIAASVRYAVNDRLTLNAQVNRIGWSEFDNIDVVYPGGGQTLRLDYKDVTTGAVGFDYAASDKLIFRGGVGYTPTPTRENERTARIPDSDRWLISGGMSAQATERMWVDFGLTYIAFSDGDAHSDRTIYGGTPAAVQSSLRGTTEGYGLVWSLGTRMAF; from the coding sequence ATGATTACCTCCAAGTCGCTGTTCACCAGCGCGGCCCTCGCCGCGCTGGCGTTTGTCGTCGCCACACCGGCCGCGGCCCAGTCCTATTATCTGCAGGAGCAATCCGCCCGCGGCGCCGGTCGCGCCTTCTCCGGCGAAGCCGCCGACACCGGCGTGTCCTCGCTGTGGTGGAACCCCGCCGCCATCGCCCGCAGCGGCCGTGAAGTCACCGTCGGCGTCCACGCCGTCGCCGTGAACTCGGAAGTCAGCAACGCCGGCTCGACCATCACCTATCCGGGCGGCGTCACCGTTCCGGTGGCCGGCGTCAGCTCGACCCAGAATCCGATCGAGAGCGGCATCGTGCCGAACTTCGCCATCTCGACCCCGATCGGCGACCGCTTCGCCGTCGGCCTGGCCATCGCCGCGCCCTACAACTTCACCACCAAATACGAGCCGACCTCCTTCGCTCGCTATGACGCCCTGACCTCGGAGCTGCGCTCGGCCAACGTCGGCCTGGTCGGCGCCATGCGCGTCACCGACTGGCTGGACCTCGGCGTCGGCGTCGACGCCCAGTATGTGAAGGCCAAGCTGACCTCGGCCCTGCCGAACCTGTCGCCGGCCCTGCCGGACGGCCTGTCCTCGCTGGAAGGCGACGGCTGGAACTACGGCTGGAACGTCGGCGCCCAGGCTCACTTCGGCAAGCTGGACCTCGGCCTCAGCTACCGCTCGGCCATCGAGCATGAGCTGGACGGTGATGTCGTGATCTCGGGCCTGCTCGGTCCGCTGGCCGGCAGCAACATCGCCACCGACGGCGTGGCGGGGTTCAGCACCCCGTCCTACATCGCCGCCTCGGTCCGTTATGCGGTCAATGATCGCCTGACCCTGAACGCCCAGGTCAACCGCATCGGCTGGTCCGAGTTCGACAACATCGACGTCGTCTATCCGGGCGGCGGCCAGACCCTGCGTCTGGACTACAAGGACGTCACCACCGGCGCCGTCGGCTTCGACTACGCCGCCAGCGACAAGCTGATCTTCCGTGGCGGCGTCGGCTACACCCCGACCCCGACCCGCGAGAACGAGCGCACCGCCCGCATTCCGGACTCGGACCGCTGGCTGATTTCGGGCGGCATGTCGGCCCAGGCGACCGAGCGCATGTGGGTGGACTTCGGCCTGACCTACATCGCCTTCTCGGACGGCGATGCCCACAGCGACCGGACCATCTACGGCGGCACCCCGGCGGCGGTTCAGTCCAGCCTGCGCGGCACGACCGAAGGCTACGGCCTGGTCTGGTCGCTCGGCACCCGGATGGCCTTCTGA
- the pnuC gene encoding nicotinamide riboside transporter PnuC, which yields MSLIEAFAAALTLISVLLTSHLKKALYPVGLLATGLYAVVFWNAQLYASAALQVWFVAIQLYGWWFWSRGDRGREPRIGTWGWGVVAALLIPATLLTLIVSLLLARLTDAAMPVGDTAILSLSVLAQFLLDRKQMRHWAVWAVTDVIAIGVYGAQGLWITAGLYVLLLINVGYGWMRWRRALRLQQAAEA from the coding sequence TTGTCCCTGATTGAAGCTTTCGCCGCCGCACTGACGCTGATCAGCGTCCTGCTGACGTCGCACCTGAAGAAGGCGCTGTATCCGGTCGGCCTGCTGGCCACCGGCCTGTACGCCGTCGTATTCTGGAACGCCCAGCTTTACGCGAGCGCAGCCCTTCAGGTCTGGTTCGTGGCCATCCAGTTGTACGGCTGGTGGTTCTGGAGCCGGGGTGACAGGGGGCGGGAACCGCGCATCGGGACCTGGGGCTGGGGCGTGGTCGCCGCCTTGTTGATCCCCGCGACCCTGCTGACTTTGATCGTCTCGCTGCTTCTGGCCCGACTGACCGACGCCGCCATGCCGGTCGGCGACACCGCCATCCTGTCGCTGAGCGTGCTTGCCCAGTTCCTGCTGGACCGCAAGCAGATGCGGCATTGGGCGGTGTGGGCCGTCACCGACGTCATCGCCATCGGCGTCTATGGCGCGCAGGGTCTGTGGATCACCGCCGGCCTGTACGTGCTTCTGCTGATCAACGTCGGATACGGATGGATGCGCTGGCGGCGCGCCCTGCGCCTGCAACAGGCGGCCGAGGCGTGA
- a CDS encoding AAA family ATPase has translation MTPRPARGFVLGKFMPPHNGHVFLCDFGRAYCERLTILVCSLPDDPIPGRLRHEWMQALFPDCDVRWCEEDLPQEPADHPDFWAIWKDVVHRYGGAPDVVFASESYGLRLAQEVGARFAPVDPDRIAVPMSGTAVRENPFACWDALPAPVRPWFVKRLCLFGPESTGKSTLAARLADRFGTISVPEYGRTYTEMFGGEVGVEDLHHIVAGHRAAVAAASRQARRILIEDTDPVLTSVWCEMLTGRRDPALDAFDQLADHYLLLDVRAPWTDDGTRYFPDLADRQRFLSLCIEALERRGASWTLIEGADWAAREAQAVAAALAAFPGLAEISPPPPRP, from the coding sequence GTGACGCCCCGCCCCGCGCGCGGGTTCGTGCTGGGCAAATTCATGCCTCCGCACAACGGCCATGTCTTCCTGTGCGACTTCGGACGGGCCTACTGCGAGCGGCTGACCATCCTGGTCTGCTCCCTGCCGGACGATCCGATCCCCGGGCGACTGCGCCATGAATGGATGCAGGCGCTGTTCCCGGATTGCGACGTGCGCTGGTGCGAGGAGGACCTGCCGCAGGAGCCCGCCGACCACCCCGACTTCTGGGCGATCTGGAAGGATGTCGTGCACCGTTACGGCGGCGCGCCCGACGTGGTCTTCGCCTCGGAATCCTACGGCCTGCGTCTGGCGCAAGAGGTCGGCGCCCGTTTCGCGCCCGTCGATCCGGACCGGATCGCCGTGCCCATGTCAGGAACCGCGGTGCGCGAGAATCCCTTCGCCTGCTGGGACGCCCTGCCCGCCCCGGTTCGTCCCTGGTTCGTCAAACGCCTGTGCCTGTTCGGCCCGGAATCGACCGGCAAGTCGACGCTGGCGGCGAGGCTGGCGGATCGGTTCGGCACGATCAGCGTCCCGGAGTACGGTCGGACCTATACGGAGATGTTCGGTGGGGAGGTCGGCGTCGAAGACCTGCACCACATCGTCGCCGGACACCGGGCGGCGGTCGCGGCGGCGTCGCGACAGGCCCGGCGCATCCTGATCGAGGACACCGATCCTGTGCTGACCTCCGTCTGGTGCGAGATGCTGACCGGGCGTCGTGATCCGGCGCTCGACGCCTTCGATCAACTGGCCGACCACTATCTGCTGCTGGACGTCCGCGCGCCGTGGACCGACGACGGTACGCGCTACTTCCCCGACCTGGCGGACCGACAGCGGTTCCTCTCGCTGTGCATCGAGGCGCTGGAACGCAGGGGCGCAAGCTGGACCCTGATCGAGGGCGCAGACTGGGCTGCGCGCGAGGCGCAGGCGGTGGCCGCCGCTTTGGCGGCCTTCCCCGGACTGGCCGAAATCAGCCCGCCGCCGCCGCGTCCCTGA
- a CDS encoding DUF1491 family protein, whose translation MLLSSNVWVAALIRRAEIGGGFATVARKGDARAGTVIVKVFNTAERRARLYSEAFGPDGERLWMQPVESEFESELDDYLQRQVRYDPDLWIVEIEDREGRHFITEKVAG comes from the coding sequence TTGCTTCTATCAAGTAACGTCTGGGTGGCCGCCCTGATCCGCCGCGCCGAGATCGGCGGCGGCTTCGCCACGGTCGCGCGCAAGGGCGACGCGCGCGCGGGCACGGTGATCGTCAAGGTGTTCAACACCGCCGAACGCCGCGCCAGACTTTATAGTGAGGCCTTCGGCCCCGACGGCGAGCGCCTCTGGATGCAGCCGGTCGAAAGCGAGTTCGAGAGTGAGCTGGACGACTATCTGCAGCGGCAGGTTCGCTACGACCCCGACCTCTGGATCGTCGAGATCGAGGACCGGGAGGGGCGGCATTTCATTACGGAGAAGGTGGCGGGGTAG
- a CDS encoding helix-turn-helix domain-containing protein, producing MDDLYRAPTSGADQLKAGLALQMVAAATGVPVERMSGNARRTGQACRARWLAMYLAHVTFGWPIERVAHAFGLNRATAAQACRWAEDERDRPGLDDLLNRMERSVHDLLDGPRYELRA from the coding sequence ATGGACGACCTGTATCGGGCGCCGACGTCGGGCGCGGATCAACTGAAGGCCGGGCTGGCCCTGCAGATGGTGGCCGCGGCGACCGGGGTGCCGGTGGAGCGAATGAGCGGCAACGCCCGTCGCACCGGGCAGGCCTGCCGCGCGCGCTGGCTGGCCATGTATCTGGCGCATGTGACCTTCGGCTGGCCGATCGAGCGGGTCGCCCACGCCTTCGGCCTGAACCGGGCGACGGCGGCGCAGGCCTGCCGCTGGGCCGAGGATGAGCGCGACCGCCCCGGTCTGGACGACCTGCTGAACCGTATGGAGCGCTCCGTCCACGATCTGCTGGACGGCCCGCGCTACGAGTTGCGGGCATGA
- a CDS encoding DUF6456 domain-containing protein, translated as MTEGRRLERARRLLTLPTGWLEAAGPQTYALRTGADRRARIMMRLEEADFIALTEAPGLRTRPGGGWVARETAPTALPAPAPGRPGHAEGLRPVIQPDGEIVERAANLATSPVAWLAGRTDARGRPLLSKAESAAAGRLALEAEAARRGPGLTMRWDGLPRAGRGGGRPGAPGDHVLSAARRVEAALAACGPARAMVEQICLRGAPLQAAEQTLGLRRRTGKTVLRLGLAALARHYRLT; from the coding sequence ATGACGGAGGGGCGTCGACTGGAGCGGGCGCGCCGCCTGCTGACCTTGCCCACCGGCTGGCTGGAGGCGGCCGGTCCCCAAACCTACGCCCTGCGGACCGGGGCGGATCGGCGGGCGCGGATCATGATGCGGCTGGAGGAGGCGGACTTCATCGCCCTGACCGAGGCGCCCGGCCTGCGCACCCGCCCCGGAGGCGGCTGGGTCGCGCGGGAGACCGCGCCGACGGCCCTGCCCGCCCCCGCGCCGGGACGACCCGGCCATGCCGAGGGGCTGCGCCCCGTCATTCAGCCTGACGGGGAGATCGTGGAACGGGCGGCCAACCTGGCCACCTCGCCGGTCGCCTGGCTGGCCGGGCGCACCGATGCGCGCGGCAGGCCGCTGCTGTCGAAAGCCGAAAGCGCCGCCGCCGGGCGGCTGGCGCTGGAGGCGGAGGCGGCGCGACGCGGTCCGGGCCTGACCATGCGATGGGACGGCCTGCCCCGGGCGGGGCGCGGCGGCGGTCGTCCGGGCGCGCCCGGTGACCACGTCCTGTCGGCCGCCCGGCGAGTGGAGGCCGCGCTGGCCGCCTGCGGCCCTGCCCGCGCGATGGTTGAACAGATCTGCCTTCGCGGCGCCCCCCTGCAGGCGGCCGAACAGACGCTGGGCCTGCGCCGCCGCACCGGCAAAACGGTCCTGCGACTGGGATTGGCGGCGCTGGCGCGGCATTATCGCCTCACCTGA